Proteins encoded together in one Vulcanisaeta thermophila window:
- the iorA gene encoding indolepyruvate ferredoxin oxidoreductase subunit alpha, whose amino-acid sequence MSNCVIRLMLGNHAIAQGAMESGLAVAAGYPGTPSSEIMEYILDYGKELGIYAEWSSNEKVAFEVAYGAALAGARAIVTMKHVGLNVAMDPLMSSAYTGVKGGFVIVTADDPGMWSSQNEQDNRWVGLHAYIPVFEPYDPQSAKDITKIAFEFSEDLGHPVLLRTVTRVSHVRGPVLICPPSTPRYADSFIKNPSREALIPANARALKAELIKRWGEIGRRVDELPHAYVDGGKALIITSGVAYTYVMEAVKEHNINASILNIITPVPIPRKTVLDAVTRADEVIVVEEGDPVVEEQVKALLFDNRINVRVLGKSENIFPRVGELTPDNVLSGLSKALGLSISTGRGSIRVNYTPPPRPPVFCPGCPHTASFYELKISVARAGVKPVFSGDIGCYSLGINNPFNEQDTLTNMGSSLGLGMGINRGTGGRSIVVSIIGDSTFFHAGLPALVNAIFNKTPMLVLVLDNRVTAMTGGQPNPTNVISIESLVRGMGVKYVWTVDPFDVKQAQEVLRRAIEVVKNGELAVVVMKRGCALEAVRLGRGMKIPHYYVDEGACRACGICYNLIACPAIVPLENRKAWIDPNMCVGCSVCAQACPYGAIKPSDDVRAWLSKWAEM is encoded by the coding sequence ATGAGTAACTGCGTCATTAGGCTAATGCTTGGAAACCACGCCATTGCCCAGGGCGCCATGGAGTCGGGGCTTGCCGTGGCTGCTGGGTATCCTGGAACGCCATCCAGCGAGATCATGGAGTACATACTGGATTACGGTAAGGAATTGGGGATATACGCGGAGTGGTCGAGTAATGAGAAGGTGGCCTTTGAGGTTGCTTACGGCGCGGCATTGGCTGGTGCGAGGGCGATAGTCACCATGAAGCATGTGGGTCTTAACGTGGCCATGGACCCACTAATGTCCAGCGCCTACACCGGTGTTAAGGGTGGTTTCGTAATCGTCACGGCCGACGACCCGGGCATGTGGTCGAGCCAGAACGAGCAGGACAATAGGTGGGTGGGGCTCCACGCATACATACCCGTGTTTGAGCCCTACGACCCACAAAGCGCTAAGGATATTACGAAGATAGCCTTTGAATTTAGCGAGGACCTTGGCCACCCAGTACTTTTGAGGACCGTCACCAGGGTCTCCCACGTCAGGGGGCCCGTGCTCATTTGCCCACCATCAACCCCAAGGTACGCGGACTCCTTTATCAAGAACCCAAGCAGGGAGGCGCTGATCCCCGCCAATGCACGGGCACTGAAGGCCGAGCTTATCAAGAGGTGGGGTGAGATAGGTAGGAGGGTTGATGAGTTACCCCACGCCTACGTAGATGGTGGGAAGGCATTGATAATAACCAGTGGCGTTGCTTATACGTACGTAATGGAGGCTGTGAAGGAGCACAACATAAATGCCAGCATACTTAACATTATCACGCCCGTACCTATACCCAGGAAGACCGTGCTTGATGCGGTTACGAGGGCTGATGAGGTGATTGTTGTTGAGGAGGGGGATCCCGTGGTTGAGGAGCAGGTTAAGGCGTTGTTATTTGACAATAGGATTAATGTGAGGGTTCTTGGTAAGTCCGAGAATATCTTCCCAAGGGTTGGTGAGTTAACACCCGATAACGTATTGAGCGGATTATCAAAGGCCCTGGGCCTAAGCATATCTACGGGAAGGGGGAGCATCAGGGTTAATTACACACCACCACCAAGACCACCCGTATTCTGCCCAGGGTGTCCCCATACCGCCTCGTTCTACGAACTCAAGATCAGCGTGGCTAGGGCTGGTGTTAAGCCCGTGTTTAGTGGTGATATTGGTTGTTACAGCCTCGGTATTAACAACCCATTTAATGAGCAGGACACGCTAACAAACATGGGTAGTTCCCTGGGCCTTGGCATGGGCATTAACAGGGGGACTGGGGGCAGGTCCATTGTGGTGTCTATAATTGGGGACTCCACATTCTTCCACGCAGGACTACCAGCCCTGGTAAACGCCATATTTAATAAAACGCCCATGCTAGTCCTGGTACTGGATAATAGGGTCACGGCAATGACTGGGGGCCAGCCCAACCCCACCAACGTGATTAGTATAGAGTCCCTGGTCCGCGGCATGGGTGTTAAGTACGTGTGGACTGTGGATCCGTTTGATGTTAAGCAGGCCCAGGAGGTTCTTAGAAGAGCCATTGAAGTGGTTAAGAACGGTGAATTAGCGGTTGTGGTGATGAAGAGGGGGTGTGCGCTGGAGGCTGTTAGGCTCGGTAGAGGTATGAAGATACCCCATTACTACGTTGATGAGGGTGCATGCAGGGCATGCGGTATTTGTTACAACCTAATAGCGTGCCCAGCAATAGTGCCCCTTGAGAATAGGAAGGCTTGGATTGACCCTAACATGTGCGTGGGGTGTTCCGTATGCGCCCAGGCATGCCCGTACGGCGCCATTAAACCAAGCGATGACGTTAGGGCTTGGCTTAGTAAGTGGGCCGAGATGTGA
- a CDS encoding carboxypeptidase-like regulatory domain-containing protein, whose translation MRRIPKIATLIILAVSISVLVFASQAQISQNVNAPVTVIQPYYGILEYIDYINMTRSATLAPGQSITIQAPLPPGPGYSLSYMEVSLNPPSPAISISGANVMYSKNEIGAVISAYTTSNQLTITNSGNQAINETLSITFVFTKEEYIPLNTTSSSFTVNVTIPDNSIQYVTKQVVRFEIANYMPFEISNIALPNGTTLSQLVSQWSPLANYIKIEPKYVELTANELPPGMYSIGINYGSEYVMPSAMLIKGTEFLNYTVNPGQTLEITGSEFGVPPGWNLLGYIVAVYTVQPLVVGQQPGHFELIANRVSSVSLYSALIQVSGISYLLPPFIRFAPTFGIYIVYDRYFEVVDNLNVPLVVTFMPIIYKPVGQWINGNLKVTVSNADVSGGLWTALVVQLPEIAHITRIVTPSGTVYTGLVNSEVPWGSTVRLVSISPDGSQAYIAVSTLGVSETGTYTIYVNWTPIEMQFTNTLGSPISGVDVDAYVNGSLISTATSGANGIAYIGIKEPEPFTAVVSYDNVPIYYINVNSLINQPIGVTIGLYNVTVLFVGARGQAISNAQVSLYRVGTGPTYNGTTNNAGFVQLNNVLSGTYLVTVQYKGLKYSEFVTINGNEVITVKSDILAIIAGVPITTLEALIGTLGLGGAAAIAFTFVNGRRGKDYDVVTM comes from the coding sequence ATGAGGAGGATCCCAAAAATAGCGACGCTGATAATACTAGCGGTATCAATATCAGTACTGGTGTTTGCAAGTCAGGCGCAGATTTCGCAGAATGTTAACGCACCGGTCACGGTGATCCAGCCTTACTACGGCATCCTCGAGTATATTGATTACATAAACATGACCAGGTCAGCAACCCTAGCCCCGGGTCAATCCATAACCATACAGGCACCATTACCACCCGGGCCAGGTTACTCACTGAGTTACATGGAGGTTAGTCTCAACCCACCATCCCCAGCCATATCCATTAGTGGGGCCAATGTCATGTATAGTAAGAATGAGATTGGTGCCGTAATAAGTGCGTACACCACCTCAAACCAATTAACAATAACTAACAGTGGGAATCAGGCAATTAATGAGACTCTAAGCATAACCTTCGTATTCACTAAGGAGGAGTACATACCACTAAACACCACCTCAAGCTCCTTCACCGTTAACGTGACGATACCCGACAACTCCATCCAGTACGTTACGAAGCAGGTGGTGAGGTTCGAAATAGCCAATTACATGCCCTTTGAGATAAGCAATATCGCCCTGCCCAATGGAACCACACTATCACAGTTGGTGTCCCAGTGGAGCCCGTTGGCTAATTACATAAAGATTGAGCCCAAGTACGTTGAATTAACGGCCAATGAATTACCACCAGGCATGTACTCAATAGGTATTAATTACGGTAGTGAGTACGTAATGCCCAGCGCCATGTTGATAAAGGGGACGGAGTTCCTGAACTACACGGTGAATCCAGGGCAGACCCTGGAAATAACCGGGTCGGAGTTCGGGGTCCCACCTGGCTGGAACTTACTGGGTTACATAGTGGCTGTCTACACCGTCCAGCCGTTAGTTGTTGGTCAGCAACCGGGGCACTTTGAGCTCATTGCGAATAGGGTCTCCTCAGTGTCGCTGTACAGCGCCTTAATACAGGTAAGCGGTATAAGCTACTTACTACCGCCCTTTATTAGGTTTGCACCAACCTTTGGTATCTATATCGTTTACGATAGGTACTTCGAGGTTGTGGATAACCTAAACGTGCCCCTGGTGGTGACGTTCATGCCCATTATATACAAGCCCGTGGGTCAGTGGATTAATGGTAATCTAAAGGTCACTGTGAGTAATGCGGATGTCTCTGGGGGGCTATGGACCGCTTTGGTTGTTCAATTGCCCGAGATTGCCCACATAACCAGGATAGTCACGCCCAGCGGTACCGTGTACACTGGCCTAGTCAATAGTGAGGTGCCCTGGGGATCAACCGTGAGGCTAGTCTCCATAAGCCCAGATGGCTCCCAGGCATACATAGCGGTCTCCACGTTAGGCGTTAGTGAGACTGGTACGTACACTATATACGTTAACTGGACGCCCATTGAGATGCAGTTCACAAATACGCTGGGCTCGCCAATCAGCGGTGTTGATGTGGATGCCTATGTTAATGGTTCATTGATATCCACGGCCACGAGTGGGGCCAATGGTATTGCTTACATAGGCATAAAGGAGCCTGAACCCTTCACTGCGGTGGTATCCTACGATAACGTGCCCATTTACTACATAAACGTTAACTCACTGATAAACCAGCCCATTGGAGTAACAATAGGGCTTTACAACGTTACCGTCCTCTTCGTCGGGGCCAGGGGGCAGGCCATATCCAATGCGCAGGTGTCACTGTACAGGGTGGGTACTGGCCCCACGTATAACGGGACCACGAATAACGCGGGCTTTGTGCAGTTGAACAATGTGCTAAGTGGCACTTACCTGGTCACTGTTCAGTACAAGGGGTTGAAGTACAGTGAGTTCGTTACGATTAATGGGAATGAGGTGATAACCGTTAAGTCCGACATACTTGCCATAATAGCCGGTGTGCCAATAACAACACTGGAGGCCTTAATAGGTACCCTCGGCCTTGGCGGTGCGGCTGCGATAGCCTTCACCTTTGTTAACGGTAGAAGGGGCAAGGACTACGATGTGGTAACCATGTGA
- a CDS encoding ribbon-helix-helix protein, CopG family — translation MSSTGSESSEKRTVTIRGLSSDIYERVSRLARETGTTVGEIVNEALRRYISTLEHVSSFIDNLIRQGNVVVISGVNSLTVTKMDLETLDKPVIFRDMDELVFADDVTNDLIKDKVARIVNVNTVYVPKTVSTLLIASKSELVRKIVPK, via the coding sequence ATGTCAAGCACAGGCAGTGAATCCAGCGAGAAGAGGACCGTGACCATTAGGGGTTTAAGTAGTGACATTTACGAGAGGGTGAGTAGGCTGGCCAGGGAGACGGGGACCACGGTGGGTGAGATAGTCAATGAGGCCCTGAGGAGGTACATATCAACCCTAGAGCACGTCTCAAGCTTCATAGACAACTTAATAAGGCAGGGAAACGTGGTTGTCATAAGCGGCGTTAACTCACTAACAGTGACCAAGATGGACCTGGAAACCCTGGATAAGCCCGTGATCTTCAGGGACATGGATGAGCTGGTCTTTGCGGATGACGTGACCAACGACCTAATCAAGGATAAGGTGGCTAGGATAGTCAATGTGAACACAGTCTACGTACCCAAGACAGTCTCCACATTATTAATAGCCTCCAAGTCCGAGTTAGTCCGTAAGATCGTGCCTAAATAA
- a CDS encoding Gfo/Idh/MocA family protein: MKVLIVGVGRMGQNHIKTLLELKRENLVSAIYAHDVDPAKLEQARRMGVDAVFPRLIDAINQRPDLGIVAVPTQYHYRVSLELIKYMDLLIEKPITDNLNDALSLYNEARRQGRVVMVGHVERFNPTYVSLSSELRGKDAIYLETIRIGKPAGDLASYGNVLVDLAIHDVDLALDIVKPDVVSIDHARLLNQPVTTALSIMSFDDVPVVDYVSWDYDNRVRTLKVVTTRDYYEADLLNNYMVHGESRSKVQGMEPLKRELLHAIKVVKGIEKPIVGIEEGIRALAVIDGIMRGVRKIELNALFGL; the protein is encoded by the coding sequence ATGAAGGTTTTGATTGTTGGCGTTGGTAGGATGGGGCAAAACCACATAAAAACCCTCCTGGAACTGAAGAGGGAGAACCTGGTATCAGCAATTTACGCGCATGATGTGGACCCCGCGAAGCTTGAGCAGGCAAGGAGAATGGGCGTTGACGCGGTCTTCCCAAGGCTTATTGACGCAATAAACCAAAGACCTGATCTGGGGATTGTGGCGGTCCCCACACAGTATCATTATAGGGTCTCCCTGGAATTAATAAAGTACATGGACCTACTCATTGAGAAGCCCATAACGGACAACCTAAATGATGCACTATCACTTTATAACGAGGCCAGGAGGCAGGGTAGGGTGGTGATGGTGGGGCATGTGGAGAGGTTCAACCCCACGTATGTTTCATTATCCAGTGAGTTGAGGGGTAAGGACGCCATATACCTGGAAACCATAAGGATTGGGAAACCCGCAGGTGACCTGGCGAGTTACGGCAATGTGTTGGTGGACTTGGCGATACATGACGTGGACCTGGCCCTGGACATAGTGAAGCCCGACGTGGTGAGCATAGACCACGCGCGGCTACTTAATCAACCAGTAACAACGGCCCTCTCAATAATGAGCTTCGACGACGTGCCGGTTGTGGATTATGTATCGTGGGATTACGACAATAGGGTTAGGACACTCAAGGTGGTAACCACCAGGGACTACTACGAGGCGGACCTACTCAATAATTACATGGTGCATGGTGAGTCCAGGAGTAAGGTTCAGGGAATGGAGCCCCTAAAGCGTGAGTTGCTGCATGCCATAAAGGTGGTAAAGGGCATTGAAAAACCCATCGTGGGTATTGAGGAGGGCATAAGGGCGCTGGCAGTCATTGATGGCATAATGAGGGGTGTGAGGAAAATAGAACTGAATGCACTATTTGGGCTATGA
- a CDS encoding LysE family translocator, with amino-acid sequence MQDTLYNLALGYVFGLLLAVPPGPMNALIAAESTKSHMHGTAVGLGAMTADAVLMIITYELHNALNQAIIHAMYIVGFTVMTYLAYTIIRSTFKPRQSTQNTNLIINYFMGLTMGITNPYQIIWWLTAGLSFMSIFGPLSIAGLFLAIITWVTTFPRAVKAGVTYGGGRAAMIIKALSAAGIMAFAAYILITAIKYLTL; translated from the coding sequence ATGCAGGACACACTCTATAACCTAGCGCTGGGTTACGTATTCGGACTACTCCTGGCGGTGCCCCCAGGGCCCATGAATGCATTAATAGCGGCTGAGTCCACGAAGTCCCACATGCACGGAACCGCCGTGGGGCTCGGCGCAATGACCGCAGACGCCGTACTAATGATAATAACGTACGAACTACACAACGCATTAAACCAAGCCATAATACACGCAATGTACATAGTGGGCTTCACCGTAATGACCTACCTGGCATACACAATAATAAGGTCCACATTCAAACCAAGGCAATCAACCCAAAACACTAACCTAATCATTAACTACTTCATGGGGCTAACCATGGGAATCACAAACCCATACCAAATAATATGGTGGCTCACCGCGGGGCTCTCGTTCATGAGCATATTCGGGCCCCTAAGCATAGCGGGGTTATTCCTGGCAATAATAACGTGGGTAACCACATTCCCAAGGGCCGTGAAAGCCGGCGTAACCTACGGAGGAGGGAGGGCGGCTATGATAATCAAGGCGCTATCAGCGGCGGGTATAATGGCATTCGCAGCCTACATACTCATAACGGCAATAAAATATCTAACATTATAG
- a CDS encoding phytoene desaturase family protein, protein MVRYDAVIIGAGHNGLVAANYLAMHGLRVLVVERRGVVGGLAASEEVWPGFRVPTGAYVISLFKPRLIRELGLDKMGLRIFTKEPGLFVPFPNGRSITIWPDEGRTVKEIERYSTNDARNYPRWNSFWDAFSTLIDQVLFSPPPNLLDLIEEARRLAPLIGVMRGRLEAFLEELAYAMTTSAGRMLSDYFESEELKAALVEDGVVGSFAGPYTPGTAYVLAHHVMGEVNGVKGAWGYVEGGIGRLSELLMERARRLGVDFILGIGVRRILVKDGAVVGVELGDGRIIESGVVLSNADIKTTFLRLLDPDAVDKWLRRRIENLKSVGVSAKIVGILNGLPKYNVNDADPMIGHRASALIMPSVDYVERAYRDALNGSFSREPWVSINIPTVYDKTITTSDKHVFSMFIQYAPRFLNWDEELKARFRDTVYEVVEQYIPGFRRFVEKDLVLTPLDYEVEYGTMGGNIFHIDISLDQLFMNRPLPEMHDYTTPIRGLYLCGSDAHPGGGVMGAPGYNAAHRVLQDLGMIKERPRLNLVELLNMVVKVLRWSPAPPK, encoded by the coding sequence ATGGTTAGGTATGATGCCGTAATCATAGGGGCGGGTCATAACGGCCTTGTGGCTGCGAATTACCTAGCCATGCATGGTTTGAGGGTTCTCGTTGTGGAGAGGAGGGGGGTCGTTGGTGGTTTGGCCGCAAGTGAGGAGGTTTGGCCAGGCTTTAGGGTGCCCACTGGCGCATACGTGATTAGTCTCTTCAAGCCCAGGTTAATCAGGGAGTTGGGGCTCGATAAGATGGGCCTTAGGATCTTCACTAAGGAGCCTGGTTTATTCGTGCCCTTCCCCAATGGTAGGAGTATCACCATATGGCCTGATGAGGGGAGGACTGTTAAGGAGATTGAGCGTTACTCAACCAATGATGCCAGGAACTACCCGAGGTGGAACTCCTTCTGGGATGCATTCTCAACACTAATCGATCAAGTACTATTCTCACCACCGCCTAATCTCCTGGACTTAATCGAGGAGGCCAGGAGATTGGCGCCATTGATTGGGGTGATGAGGGGTAGGCTTGAGGCGTTCCTGGAGGAGTTGGCCTATGCCATGACCACCAGTGCCGGTAGGATGCTAAGTGATTACTTCGAGTCCGAGGAGCTTAAGGCTGCCCTGGTGGAGGATGGTGTGGTGGGTTCCTTCGCGGGCCCCTATACGCCGGGTACCGCCTACGTCCTGGCACACCACGTGATGGGTGAGGTTAATGGTGTGAAGGGTGCCTGGGGCTACGTTGAGGGTGGTATTGGTAGGCTTAGTGAGTTGTTGATGGAGAGGGCTAGGAGACTCGGTGTTGATTTCATCCTGGGCATAGGCGTTAGGAGGATCCTCGTTAAGGATGGCGCGGTAGTTGGTGTTGAGCTTGGGGATGGCAGGATAATAGAGAGTGGGGTTGTTTTGTCAAACGCGGACATAAAGACCACGTTCCTGAGGCTCCTGGACCCTGATGCTGTGGATAAGTGGCTTAGGAGGAGGATTGAGAATCTGAAGTCCGTGGGTGTCTCCGCGAAGATTGTGGGTATCCTCAATGGGTTGCCTAAGTATAACGTTAATGATGCCGACCCAATGATTGGGCACAGGGCCTCGGCATTAATAATGCCCAGTGTGGATTATGTGGAGAGGGCCTATAGGGATGCCCTTAATGGCTCCTTTAGTAGGGAGCCCTGGGTATCCATAAACATACCCACCGTTTATGATAAAACCATAACCACCAGTGACAAGCATGTGTTCTCAATGTTTATTCAGTACGCCCCGAGGTTTTTGAATTGGGATGAGGAGTTGAAGGCTAGATTCAGGGATACCGTTTATGAGGTAGTGGAGCAGTACATTCCTGGGTTTAGGAGGTTTGTGGAGAAGGACTTGGTGCTAACGCCCCTTGATTACGAGGTTGAGTATGGGACCATGGGTGGTAACATATTCCACATAGATATATCCCTGGATCAATTATTCATGAATAGACCACTACCTGAAATGCACGATTACACAACACCCATAAGGGGGCTCTACCTATGTGGGTCCGATGCACACCCAGGTGGTGGTGTAATGGGCGCGCCTGGTTATAATGCTGCCCATAGGGTTCTTCAGGACCTCGGCATGATTAAGGAGAGGCCCAGGTTGAACCTTGTGGAGCTATTAAACATGGTGGTTAAGGTCCTTAGATGGAGCCCAGCGCCTCCTAAATAA
- a CDS encoding ribosome biogenesis/translation initiation ATPase RLI produces the protein MPSKSRVAVVDKDLCQPNKCSQECIRFCPVVRAGKRAIYIDEQLGHPVITDLCTACGICVRKCPFEAITIVNLPAELGEECVHQYGPSGFKLFRLPMPKQGRVLGIIGQNAMGKTTIARILAGELKPNLCSESNVNVSDIIRYFRGTELQPYLTKLYNNELRVTHKIQYIELIPMYVKGTVKEVLTKVAGDEGKALSMAEKLNLTHLMNREVSKLSGGELQRLAIAVALLRNSSVYIFDEPTTHLDIVERLRVADAIREVATGDRYVIVIDHDLAVLDYLADHVVILYGKPGAYGIVSNIRGAREGINEYLRGYLTSENMLIRREPIKFRVKPAPRPLRKEAILVEWTDLEKNLGDFKLEVKAGSLSRGEVVGVLGPNGIGKTTFVKMLVGELEPDSGVVVPHGNVRISYKPQYVRDLAVKFGDKTVREFLALNVGDDFMSKVIWPDIANGLLLTPILDRELNSLSGGELQRVVVASALLRDAELYLLDEPMAYLDIEQRVRVATLVRRIVEERDVVALVVEHDITMLDYMSTTIMTFLGEPGRHGIGYQPTGLRDGMNEFLKAQDVTFRREPDVGRPRINKRGSYLDRIQRELGEYYYFLPTEEGEKNE, from the coding sequence ATGCCCTCCAAGTCAAGGGTTGCCGTGGTGGATAAGGACCTATGCCAACCCAATAAGTGTAGCCAGGAGTGCATTAGGTTCTGCCCAGTGGTTAGGGCTGGTAAGAGGGCCATTTACATAGATGAGCAGCTGGGACACCCAGTCATAACGGACCTATGCACCGCATGCGGGATATGCGTTAGAAAGTGCCCCTTCGAGGCCATAACCATTGTCAACCTACCCGCGGAGTTGGGTGAGGAGTGCGTTCACCAGTACGGGCCCAGCGGCTTCAAGCTCTTTAGACTACCCATGCCCAAGCAGGGCAGGGTGCTGGGCATAATTGGGCAGAATGCCATGGGCAAGACCACAATAGCGAGGATACTGGCAGGTGAATTAAAACCAAACCTGTGCAGTGAGTCCAATGTTAATGTTAGCGATATCATCAGATACTTCAGGGGTACGGAACTCCAGCCCTACTTAACCAAGCTGTACAATAATGAGTTGAGGGTTACCCACAAGATACAGTACATAGAGTTAATACCCATGTACGTCAAGGGCACCGTGAAGGAGGTACTAACCAAGGTGGCTGGTGACGAGGGTAAGGCCCTCAGCATGGCTGAGAAATTAAACCTAACACACCTAATGAATAGGGAGGTGAGCAAGCTAAGCGGTGGTGAGTTGCAGAGGCTTGCCATAGCCGTCGCCCTACTGAGGAACTCTAGCGTTTACATATTCGACGAACCCACCACGCACCTAGACATTGTGGAGAGGCTCAGGGTTGCGGACGCCATTAGGGAGGTGGCCACTGGGGATAGGTACGTGATAGTCATAGACCACGACCTCGCGGTTCTCGATTACCTGGCGGACCACGTGGTGATACTCTACGGGAAGCCCGGGGCCTACGGCATAGTCTCCAACATCAGGGGCGCTAGGGAGGGAATTAATGAGTACCTGAGGGGTTACCTAACCAGTGAGAACATGCTCATTAGGAGGGAGCCCATTAAGTTCAGGGTGAAACCGGCACCGAGACCACTTAGGAAGGAGGCAATACTCGTTGAGTGGACGGACCTGGAGAAAAACCTTGGCGATTTCAAGCTCGAGGTCAAGGCGGGCAGCCTAAGTAGGGGTGAGGTTGTGGGTGTGCTGGGGCCCAATGGGATTGGGAAGACCACATTCGTTAAGATGCTAGTGGGTGAGCTAGAGCCCGATAGTGGTGTTGTGGTTCCCCATGGCAATGTCAGGATTAGTTACAAGCCACAGTACGTTAGGGACTTGGCGGTCAAGTTTGGTGATAAGACTGTGAGGGAGTTCCTGGCCCTGAACGTGGGCGATGACTTCATGAGCAAGGTGATATGGCCGGACATCGCCAATGGACTCCTGCTAACGCCCATCCTAGACAGGGAATTGAACTCACTAAGCGGCGGTGAGCTGCAAAGGGTTGTTGTGGCATCGGCACTCCTCAGGGATGCGGAGCTCTACCTGCTTGATGAGCCCATGGCCTACCTGGACATTGAGCAGAGGGTTAGGGTGGCCACGCTGGTTAGGAGGATTGTTGAGGAGAGGGATGTGGTAGCCCTCGTGGTAGAACACGACATAACAATGCTCGATTACATGAGCACCACAATAATGACATTCCTAGGCGAACCCGGGAGGCATGGGATTGGTTACCAACCCACTGGGCTTAGGGATGGAATGAATGAGTTCCTCAAGGCCCAGGACGTAACTTTCAGGAGGGAGCCCGACGTAGGGAGGCCGAGGATTAATAAGAGGGGTTCCTACCTAGACAGGATACAACGTGAATTAGGCGAGTACTATTACTTCCTACCCACTGAGGAGGGAGAGAAGAATGAGTGA
- a CDS encoding phosphatase PAP2 family protein — MEVRRNHLITAIILYVVYAALTMYVLAHGEASPFNVYIFNLIFNHENPAITPILVVLSTDDYGRALVWIPVALVLWFVGSRYERYRRASVVMVASFALSLVVGELMKHVMYEPRPFMLMNIKPLIHESTDSSYPSGHALIVGTGAYSALLTTPWYVAIPLLIEALLVTYGRVYVGVHWPIDIIAGWVLGIANVELTMAIPKYQDLIHWIMKKLLSWLSLPPK, encoded by the coding sequence ATGGAGGTACGTAGGAACCACCTAATCACAGCAATTATACTCTACGTGGTATACGCTGCCTTGACCATGTATGTACTGGCCCATGGGGAGGCATCCCCATTCAATGTCTACATATTCAACCTCATATTCAACCACGAAAACCCAGCAATAACACCCATACTGGTGGTGCTGAGTACTGACGACTACGGGAGGGCCCTTGTCTGGATACCAGTGGCGCTGGTGCTTTGGTTCGTGGGCAGTAGGTACGAGAGGTATAGGAGGGCCAGCGTGGTCATGGTGGCCTCATTCGCACTGAGCCTTGTGGTTGGTGAGTTAATGAAGCATGTTATGTACGAGCCCAGGCCCTTCATGCTCATGAACATAAAGCCCCTGATCCACGAATCCACGGACTCCTCATACCCATCGGGGCACGCATTAATAGTGGGTACCGGGGCATACTCAGCATTACTCACGACACCCTGGTACGTGGCAATACCACTACTAATAGAGGCGCTCCTGGTAACCTACGGGAGAGTCTACGTGGGGGTTCACTGGCCCATAGACATAATAGCGGGTTGGGTACTGGGCATTGCAAATGTGGAACTAACAATGGCAATACCCAAGTACCAAGACCTAATCCACTGGATAATGAAGAAACTACTCTCATGGCTCTCCCTACCCCCTAAATAA
- a CDS encoding tRNA (adenine-N1)-methyltransferase, whose protein sequence is MAVRENDLVLLVSLDDGVRLVARVTRGARISTIRGFINADELIGVGYGSIVRTSLGHEVAILRPSPVDILMERGERVTQVIYPKDAAQIIMSTGIGPGTIVAEAGVGSGFMTAFLAYYVRPNGKVYGFDKRRENLEVARRNLSMLGLLDYVELELRDVITEGFNINNTDVVLLDLGDPWNAIPNATQALKPSGYLVVYVPTINQVLKVLDKMRELKYADIKMMDVTVREWKTKTNEVRPNTWINAHTGYVIIGRKTIR, encoded by the coding sequence ATGGCTGTTAGGGAGAATGACCTAGTACTACTGGTTAGCCTGGATGATGGTGTTAGGTTAGTTGCCAGGGTCACGAGGGGCGCCAGGATAAGCACCATAAGGGGCTTCATAAATGCCGATGAATTAATAGGTGTGGGGTACGGCTCCATAGTTAGGACGTCCCTAGGCCACGAGGTGGCCATCCTAAGGCCATCCCCAGTGGACATACTCATGGAGCGCGGCGAGAGGGTTACACAGGTTATATACCCAAAGGACGCGGCCCAGATAATAATGAGCACGGGGATAGGCCCAGGAACCATAGTTGCCGAGGCAGGCGTGGGTAGTGGATTCATGACGGCATTTCTGGCATACTACGTGAGGCCCAACGGTAAGGTTTACGGCTTCGATAAGAGGAGGGAAAACCTAGAGGTGGCCAGGAGGAACCTATCAATGCTGGGGCTCCTGGACTACGTGGAGCTCGAGCTAAGGGACGTAATAACAGAGGGCTTCAACATAAACAACACAGACGTGGTACTCCTGGACCTGGGAGACCCATGGAACGCAATACCCAACGCCACACAGGCCCTAAAACCCAGCGGGTACCTGGTGGTCTACGTACCCACAATAAACCAGGTACTAAAGGTCCTCGACAAAATGCGTGAATTAAAATACGCAGACATAAAAATGATGGACGTCACGGTCAGGGAATGGAAAACAAAAACCAACGAAGTGAGACCCAACACCTGGATCAACGCACACACGGGCTACGTAATAATTGGACGAAAAACAATAAGGTGA